From a region of the Stegostoma tigrinum isolate sSteTig4 chromosome 25, sSteTig4.hap1, whole genome shotgun sequence genome:
- the LOC125463211 gene encoding immunoglobulin kappa light chain-like has product MCDMIIVYTFLQLLLPFTDGQRDLQQPGHLLVEKGGLISINCFHSVPDLRRFEAWWVFRNIEQAPPKIIANLTTSVPQVTHYRYYAKHDLVERAFTLTIADVQVNDTGQYYCEMFQVAPPPSVKRIGKGTMLSVTAPPSLWLFASSKETSSPSATINCSAHNFYPNTITMMFQTTCLINQLTNEIQTSNPDGTYNYMAIVNISTENCNNSNEFTCMIQHPASQFKINRTILIHVHPRGEVGVRTPWVTRRGLHDWEEEEELKNKMEIVQVIEDCIVDKIASMRAAGIIYIMQNCNWKTCSRK; this is encoded by the exons ATGTGCGACATGATAATTGTCTACACTTTCCTACAACTGCTATTACCATTTACAG ATGGACAGCGAGATTTACAACAGCCTGGTCATCTTTTGGTCGAAAAGGGAGGCCTGATCTCGATAAATTGTTTCCACTCAGTACCAGATCTACGAAGATTCGAAGCATGGTGGGTTTTCCGTAATATTGAGCAAGCACCTCCAAAGATCATTGCGAACCTAACGACCAGTGTACCCCAAGTGACTCATTATCGATATTATGCAAAGCATGACTTAGTTGAGAGAGCATTCACTTTAACGATTGCTGATGTTCAAGTCAATGACACCGGACAATACTACTGTGAGATGTTTCAGGTCGCGCCTCCACCAAGCGTTAAAAGAATTGGCAAAGGAACAATGCTGAGTGTAACAG CTCCTCCTTCTCTTTGGCTATTTGCATCTTCTAAAGAAACATCTTCACCTTCAGCTACAATCAACTGTTCAGCACACAATTTTTATCCAAACACTATTACAATGATGTTCCAAACAACCTGTCTCATCAACCAGCTCACCAACGAAATCCAGACATCTAACCCTGATGGAACATACAACTACATGGCCATTGTTAACATCTCCACTGAAAACTGTAATAACTCAAATGAATTCACTTGTATGATTCAGCATCCTGCTTCACAATTCAAGATAAACCGTACTATCCTCATTCATGTACACCCAAGAGGTGAAG ttggcgtacgtaccccctgggtaacccggagaggcttgcatgactgg GAGGAAGAAGAAGAACTCAAGAACAAAATGGAAATTGTGCAAGTAATCGAAGATTGCATTGTAGACAAGATAGCATC GATGAGAGCAGCGGGAATAATATATATTATgcagaactgcaactggaaaacTTGCAGCAGAAAGTGA